ATAGGCGGAGCCGCCGATCAGCACGATCTTGCGGGTGAAGTCGATGGCGATCACGGTCTCGCTGCGGCAGCCATGGCGCTTCGGATCGGCCCGGAAGCTCGGCAGATCGACGATCGTCATCTCCGGAACGTAGGCGGCGATCTCGTCGCGCGCCGGGCGGATCAGCAGGTTGCGGATGAAGAGCGAGTGCCAGGCCATCTCGGTATAGACCCGCGCCTTGACGCGGTGAACCGGGTCGGCGCCGCCATAGAGATCCTGCGCGAACAGCTCCTTGCCCTCGGCATGGGCCAGGAAGTCGGCGAGCAGGGTCTCGAAATGCTCGGGGCTCAGCGCATTGTTGTTGTCCCACCAGACGGTGTTCTCGGTCAGCGCGTCGCGCACCGTGAACTTGTCCTTGGGCGAGCGGCCGGTATGCGTGCCGGTGTCGGCGCAGAGCGCCCCGCCGCGTGCGAGCCGGGATTCGCTCCGGCTCAGCGACTCCTCGTAGAGCTGTGGCGCTTCGAGATTCCAGTGCACGGCCTTGAGCTTGCGGAAGCCGAAGCCCTCGGCACCATGGGCGGCATTGAACTGACCGATCGTGTCCACTGAATTCCTCCAAGGCCGGCCGTTGCTGTGGGCGGCCCATTGTCGAAACGAATACGCCGGGCCGGCGGAAGGCCCGGGCGTCGAGGCGGAGGCCATGAGGCCTTGCCCGGTCTTTAGAGCCATGATGCCTCAGGCTCAAGTCATTGGAAAAGCCCGGCCTCTTCGGATGTTTTGCTAAATCGATTGAAAGTCGACTGTGGTAAATCCCCGGATCGTGCCGGGCGGGCATGATACGGTCGGCGACCCGCCTTGGCCCACGGCACCGTCAGGCGGCCTGCGCCCGCGCCTTGCCTGCGAGTTCTCCGAGAATCCGGCGCAGGGCCCCAGGGCCGTCGACGGAGGCAGGGAAGGGCAGGCGCAGCGCGGCGCTGCCCAGCGCCATGTCGAGTCCGTCCGGGTCGAGGCCGATGGCGCGCCAGTTGCCCGCCTTCGCGCCGAGAAGCCGCGTCGCATAGAGCCCTATCGCATCCTTGTGATCCTCGTTCATGTGCTCGACCGCGCCTTCCTCGACATCGGCGAGGGCGGCCGCATGGGCCGGATCGCTCATGAGATCGGCGGGGGAGGGCGCATAGGCCCGGGCGAAGCCGCCATTGAGACTGACGCCCTCGATCGCCAGGGCAAAGAAGCTGAAATCGGGGAAATCGGCGTAAAGCGCGGATTTCGGCTGGCGCGCCAGATAGCGGCGGCGAATGCGGACGCCCTCCGGTGCCTCGCGGTCGATCTTGCGGGCGCTGACCTTCAGGGTGAGGCGGGCATGGGCGAGCGGGTCGCCCTTGCCGCCGGGCGAGATCAGCAGCGAGGCGCGGGGATCGGCGGCGAGGTTGCGGGTATGGGCGGCGAGGCCTGAGATCAGGATGACGGGCGCGCCGTCGATGTCGGTGGCGAGCCCGACCAGGCTCGCCGAGGGGTAGCCGTCCGGCCCGATCGTGGCCAGCGCGGCCGAGCGCGCACCGCGCAAGAGCCCCTTGGCCTCGCCGCGAACGGCATCGTCCATCGGCTGGATCACGTCTTTGGCCATGGAACCTCTCTTCGGTTTTCGGCTTGTGATACGGGGACATAGGCAAATCGCCACGCTCGGGCTAGATTGCCGCCACGCTTTGGCCTCTCTCGCACGAGAGTGAGCAGATTTATTGCAACGAGCCGAAGAGGCCTTTGACTTATGCCAACGATTGCGCTGGTCGACGACGACCGCAACATCCTGACGTCGGTTTCCATCGCCCTCGAAGCGGAGGGCTATCGCATCATGACCTATACGGACGGCGCCTCCGCTCTCGACGGGCTGAAGCAGAACCCGCCCGACCTCGCGATTTTCGACATCAAGATGCCGCGCATGGACGGCATGGAGCTGCTGCGCCGCCTGCGCCAGAAGTCAGACCTGCCCGTGATCTTCCTGACGTCGAAGGACGAGGAGATCGACGAGTTATTCGGCCTGAAGATGGGCGCCGACGACTTTATCCGGAAGCCGTTCTCGCAGCGCCTGCTGGTCGAGCGCGTCAAGGCCATCCTGCGCCGCGCCGGTGCCAAGGACGCGACCGCGACCCCACGGGCCGAGGACGCCAAGGCGCTGGAGCGCGGCCTGCTGCGTATGGACCCCGAGCGCCATACCTGCACCTGGAAGGGCGAGCCGGTCACGCTCACCGTCACCGAGTTCCTGATCCTGCAGTCGCTGGCGCAGCGCCCCGGCGTGGTGAAGAGCCGCAACGCCCTGATGGATGCGGCTTATGACGACGAGGTCTATGTCGACGACCGCACCATCGACAGCCACATCAAGCGCCTGCGCAAGAAGTTCAATCAGGTCGATG
Above is a genomic segment from Bosea sp. NBC_00550 containing:
- a CDS encoding HugZ family pyridoxamine 5'-phosphate oxidase, translating into MAKDVIQPMDDAVRGEAKGLLRGARSAALATIGPDGYPSASLVGLATDIDGAPVILISGLAAHTRNLAADPRASLLISPGGKGDPLAHARLTLKVSARKIDREAPEGVRIRRRYLARQPKSALYADFPDFSFFALAIEGVSLNGGFARAYAPSPADLMSDPAHAAALADVEEGAVEHMNEDHKDAIGLYATRLLGAKAGNWRAIGLDPDGLDMALGSAALRLPFPASVDGPGALRRILGELAGKARAQAA
- a CDS encoding response regulator transcription factor → MPTIALVDDDRNILTSVSIALEAEGYRIMTYTDGASALDGLKQNPPDLAIFDIKMPRMDGMELLRRLRQKSDLPVIFLTSKDEEIDELFGLKMGADDFIRKPFSQRLLVERVKAILRRAGAKDATATPRAEDAKALERGLLRMDPERHTCTWKGEPVTLTVTEFLILQSLAQRPGVVKSRNALMDAAYDDEVYVDDRTIDSHIKRLRKKFNQVDVDFDMIETLYGVGYRFKEV